A window of Actinomycetota bacterium genomic DNA:
GACCGGGACGGCTCACCGAGGACCGCAGCAAGTGTGCCCCCGACGGACAGCGCCAGCAGAACGTCACGATCACCTCGCCCCCCTGCGTCCCCCGATGGCAGGGGGACAACGGAGGCGCCACGTATCAGGGGGTCACCGCGGAGGAGGTCACGGTGATCCGGTACCGGCCTCGGTCCAACGCGCAGGTGGACACCATCCTGCGTTCCCAGGGGCTCGCGTCCTCGCCCGAGGAGGAGAAGCACGCGCAGGACGCCTTCGCCAGGTTCTTCGAGAAGCGCTACGAGTTCTACAACCGGAAGATCAAGTGGGTGGCGATCCAGGGGATCTGCGAGATCTCGCCGCCCGACATGCCGTGCTTCCGCGACGAGGCCCGGCGGTTGAACGCGGAGCACAGACCGTTCGCGATGTTCTACACGACGGCCACCGTGCAGTGGGAGCTGTTCGACCAGTGGACCCAGCTCGGGGTCGTCAACATCGGGGGGTGGCACTTCACCTCCGAGTTCAACACCCAGCGCCGGCCCTTCCACTGGGATGTCTTCATGGACGGCACGCGGACGGCGCGCAACGTCGCCGAGTACTGGTGCAAGAAGATGGCCGGGAAGAACGCGACGTTGGCCGGCGATCCCCTGATGCACAACCGGCGACGCAAGCTGGGCATCATCACGCAGCGGTTCCCTCCGACCCAGAAGAACGCGGAGGACCTGCGCGCGATGGTCACGGGCGGGATGTGCGGTGGGCCCAACGATGCGGCCGGGATCCAGACGACGCCGTCGGACATCTACAGCGCCCAGCAGACGGCGGTGACGGCGATGGAGCGGCTCCAGGAGGAGGGAGCCACGACCATCGTCATGCTGTCCGATCCCATCGGACCTCGCTTCTTCACGACGGCGGCGACGTCGCAGCGCTACTACCCGGAGCACCTGCTCGCCGGCTCCGGGTTGATCGACTACGACGTGCTCGGCAGGCTGTACGACACCTCGCAGTGGGTGAACGCCTTCGGACCGGGCCACCTCGCTGAGCCCATCCCGTTCCGCGAGAGCGACGCTGCGAAGGCCGCGGCGGACGTGGGCGTCTCGAACGTGTACTCGGGCGCCAACCTGCTGTACGCGTACATGTCGCTCGTCGCCTCGATGGTCCAGATGGCGGGGCCGAACCTCAACCCGGCCACCGTCGAGCGCGGTGTGCTCAACCTGCCGCCGTCGGGCGGCTGGGAGCGCACCCGCAACCCGGCCTCGGTCCTCGTGAAGTTCGGACCCGGCGATTACACGGCGATCGAGGATTCACGCCACACCCGTTGGGACCCGAGCGCGACGTCCAAGATCGACGGTGGGCGCGGAGCGTACATCAGCTTCGAGGGTGGACGCCGCTTCGAGGTAGGCCGCTGGCCCGGGGGCGAGCCGAGGCAGTGAGCCGTACGGGAGACCTGGCGGACCGCCTCGAGGCATCGCCCGCGGCGCCGCTCCTGGCTGCGTGGCGGGCGCCTCGCCTCGGGCTCGCCATCCGGGTCGTGGCCGGAGCGCTGCTCCTGCGCGTGGGCCTCAACCTCCTCCTCCCCGGGCGGCTCCCGATGGGCATCCTCGTGTACGGCGCGGTCATCGGGGCGCTGTACGGGCTGATAGCCATCGGCCTGATCCTGGTCTACCGCGCGAACCAGGTGGTCAACTTCGCCCAGGCCGGCATGGGAGCCGTGCCCGCTGTCGTCGCGCTGCTGCTCCTGACGAGCATGGGATGGCCTTACCCGCTGACGCTGCTCTTCCTCATCGTGAGCGCGCTCGCGCTGGGAGCGACGGTCGAGTTCCTCTTCATCCGCCGCTTCTCGCAGGCGCCGCGACTCATCCTCGCCGTGGTGACGATCGGCGTCGGGCAGCTCATGGCGTACTTCGAGTTCCATACCCCCCGCTGGCTGACCGGCAACGTCCTCCCGCCGACCGACTTCCCGACCCCCTTCGCGCGCGTCGAGTTCATGCTCGGAGGGACGGTCTTCCGGGGCGACCACGTCTTCGCGGTGGTCGTCGTCGCGGCCTGCGTCGCCGCCCTGGGCGCGTTCTTGCGCCTCACGCGGCTGGGTATCGCCGTTCGCGCGTCTGCTGAGAACGCCGAACGGGCAGCGCTCCTCGGCGTGCCGGTCGCGCGCGTCTCGACCATCGTGTGGATGCTCGCTGCGCTGCTGTCCGCGTTCGGGATCTTCCTCCGAGCTCCGCTCGTCGGATTGTCGCTCGGCACCATCGTCGGTCCGACGGTCCTCCTGTATGCGTTGACCGCCGCCGTCGTAGCGAGGATGGAGAGGCTCCCGGTCGCCTTCTTCGCCGGGATGGCGGTCGGCGCGATCAACCTCTCCGTGTACTACGCGACGCGCCAGATCGTCCTCGCCGACGCAGCCATGCTGCCGATCATCCTGGTCGCCCTGCTCGTCCAGCGTGCGGCCGGCGACCGGGCGCGGGACACCGGGATATCCACGTGGCGGAACGTGAAGGAGTTCCGCCCGATACCGGCCGAGCTGCGGAACGTGAGAGAGGTCGTGGCCGTCCGGGCCGCCGTCGCGGCTCTCGTCGTGATCGGCACGCTCGCGCTCCCGTTCGCGGTCGGTCCCCTGTTCCGCAACGACATATCGATGATCCTGATCTACGCGATGATCGGGGTGTCCCTGGTGATCCTCACCGGCTGGGCGGGACAGATCAGCCTCGGTCAGTTCGCTTTCGTCGGGCTCGGCGCCGCCGTGGCCGGGGGGCTCGCGGCCAACCACCAGTGGGACTTCTTCGCGACGCTCGCGCTGGCCGGGCTCACCGGTGCTGTGGCGGCTGTCCTGATCGGGCTGCCGGCGTTGCGGGTCCAGGGGCTGTTCCTGGCGGTGACCACCCTGGCCTTCGCGTTCGCCGTCCAGTCGTTCGTCCTCAACCGCGACTTCTTCGGATGGCTGCTCCCCCGTCCGGGCACGCACGTGTACCGGCCCTGGTTGTACGGGCGGATCGACACGGGGAACGACCTCGTCTTCTACTACGTCTGCCTCGCCTTCCTCGGACTCGCCGTCGTGGTCGCCAGGCAGATCAGGTCGAGCCGTTCCGGGAGGATCCTGATCGCCTCGCGGACGAACGTCCGGGCCGCTCAGTCCTACGGCGTGAACACGGCCCGGACCCGGCTCGCCGCGTTCGCCATCTCCGGTTTCATGGCCGCCGTCGCGGGAGCGCTGTTCGCCTACCAGCAGGGCGCGGTGGACACGGGCGCCTTCCCGCCTCTCAACAGTGTCAAGGTCTTCGCGATGACCGTCGTCGGGGGGCTGACGAACGTGGGCGGAGCCGTGGCGGGAGCCGTCTACCTGATCAGCTTCGAGCGCTTCCCGCTGCTGCGAGACATCCCCCTCCTGTCCCTGCTCGCCACGGGCGTAGGGATGGTGATCCTGCTCATGTTCTTCCCCGGCGGCTTCTCCGAGCTCGGCTTCCGCGCGCGCGACAGCTTCCTGCGGTGGGTCGCGGCGCGCCACGGGATCCACGTCCCCAGCCTCGTCGCGGACACGCTCACGCACGAGGACGGCAGCCCCGCTGCTGAGGAGCCGGAGCTGATGTCCGAGCTCGGGGAGACGCTCGAGCACGCGCGGACCGACGTGGTCGTCTGTCCGGTCTGCGAGCAGGACGTCCCGCTCGACGAGGTGCTCGACCACCCGCACTTCTCGTCACGTCGGGGTGTCAAGGGACGGGCTCGCGCTATGGCCGCCGAGACCGTGGCGCAGGAGCGGGTGCGGTGAGTTCGCGTCTCCGCGG
This region includes:
- a CDS encoding ABC transporter permease, with the translated sequence MSRTGDLADRLEASPAAPLLAAWRAPRLGLAIRVVAGALLLRVGLNLLLPGRLPMGILVYGAVIGALYGLIAIGLILVYRANQVVNFAQAGMGAVPAVVALLLLTSMGWPYPLTLLFLIVSALALGATVEFLFIRRFSQAPRLILAVVTIGVGQLMAYFEFHTPRWLTGNVLPPTDFPTPFARVEFMLGGTVFRGDHVFAVVVVAACVAALGAFLRLTRLGIAVRASAENAERAALLGVPVARVSTIVWMLAALLSAFGIFLRAPLVGLSLGTIVGPTVLLYALTAAVVARMERLPVAFFAGMAVGAINLSVYYATRQIVLADAAMLPIILVALLVQRAAGDRARDTGISTWRNVKEFRPIPAELRNVREVVAVRAAVAALVVIGTLALPFAVGPLFRNDISMILIYAMIGVSLVILTGWAGQISLGQFAFVGLGAAVAGGLAANHQWDFFATLALAGLTGAVAAVLIGLPALRVQGLFLAVTTLAFAFAVQSFVLNRDFFGWLLPRPGTHVYRPWLYGRIDTGNDLVFYYVCLAFLGLAVVVARQIRSSRSGRILIASRTNVRAAQSYGVNTARTRLAAFAISGFMAAVAGALFAYQQGAVDTGAFPPLNSVKVFAMTVVGGLTNVGGAVAGAVYLISFERFPLLRDIPLLSLLATGVGMVILLMFFPGGFSELGFRARDSFLRWVAARHGIHVPSLVADTLTHEDGSPAAEEPELMSELGETLEHARTDVVVCPVCEQDVPLDEVLDHPHFSSRRGVKGRARAMAAETVAQERVR